The following are encoded together in the Odocoileus virginianus isolate 20LAN1187 ecotype Illinois chromosome 28, Ovbor_1.2, whole genome shotgun sequence genome:
- the LOC110145296 gene encoding solute carrier family 22 member 10-like isoform X1 translates to MAFEEFLDEVGGLGKFQILQFVLILPSLMITVCQILLENFTAAVPHHRCWVHILDNATVSGNDTGILSPDVLLRISIPLDSNLKPEKCRRFLHPQWQLLHLNGTFPNMTDLDTEPCVDGWVFDHSLFSSTIVTEWDFVCDHQSQKPVAQSMFMAGMLVGGFIYGHLSDRFGRKLILRCCLLQLAISGTCAAFAPTFLIYCALRFWSGCSAVAIMANNSMLIIEWTRSQSKAMILTLIGCTFSMGQMMLGGLAFVFREWRTLQLVVSVPFFVFFLSSRWLMESARWLIITNKPDEGLKELKKVAHRNGMKNAEATLNMEGLRVIMQEELEIAQMKTTVFDLFRTPNLRKRICLLFFVRFGTTIPLYGIFINLQHFGSNIFLVQVIFGALTGLIRCLIPPVLNHMGRRPTQTLLMVLVGLSILANTFVPQEMQTVRVTMASVGMGCVAASNTSISVHFAELLPTLVRAKATGIDMMASRCGAALAPLLMTLAVYLPTLPWIIYGVCPIIAGLLVLLQPETRHLPLPDTIQDVEDKKQFSRKVNEKDFCIKVTKF, encoded by the exons ATGGCCTTTGAGGAGTTCCTGGATGAAGTTGGTGGCCTGGGAAAATTCCAGATCCTTCAGtttgttttaattcttccttCCCTCATGATAACAGTTTGTCAAATACTTTTGGAGAACTTCACTGCGGCCGTCCCTCATCATCGTTGCTGGGTCCACATTCTTGATAATGCCACTGTCTCTGGTAATGACACAGGGATCCTCAGCCCTGATGTCCTCCTGAGAATCTCCATCCCACTGGATTCAAACTTGAAGCCAGAAAAGTGTCGTCGTTTCCTCCACCCACAGTGGCAACTCCTTCACCTGAATGGGACCTTCCCCAACATGACTGACCTGGACACAGAGCCCTGTGTGGACGGCTGGGTGTTTGACCATAGCTTGTTCTCCTCCACCATCGTGACTGAG TGGGACTTCGTATGTGATCATCAGTCACAGAAACCAGTGGCTCAATCCATGTTCATGGCTGGAATGCTGGTGGGAGGCTTCATATATGGCCATCTCTCAGACAG GTTTGGGCGGAAGTTGATTCTCAGGTGCTGTTTGCTCCAGCTCGCCATCTCGGGGACCTGTGCAGCCTTTGCCCCCACCTTCCTCATTTACTGCGCCCTACGCTTCTGGTCAGGCTGTTCTGCTGTGGCCATCATGGCAAACAATAGTATGTTGA TTATTGAGTGGACAAGATCCCAGTCAAAAGCCATGATATTAACACTGATAGGCTGTACCTTTAGTATGGGACAGATGATGCTGGGAGGACTGGCTTTTGTCTTTCGAGAGTGGCGCACCCTGCAGCTGGTGGTGTCTGtacctttctttgtcttctttctctcctcaag GTGGCTGATGGAATCTGCTCGGTGGCTGATTATCACCAATAAACCAGATGAGGGCTTAAAGGAACTTAAGAAAGTTGCACACAGaaatggaatgaagaatgctgaaGCAACCCTGAACATGGAG GGTTTGAGAGTGATCATGCAGGAGGAGCTGGAGATAGCACAGATGAAAACTACTGTTTTTGACTTGTTCCGCACACCCAACCTGCGAAAAAGGATCTGTCTTCTGTTCTTTGTGAG ATTTGGAACCACAATACCCCTTTATGGCATCTTCATCAATCTACAACACTTTGGGAGCAATATATTCCTGGTCCAGGTCATCTTTGGAGCTCTCACTGGATTAATCCGATGTCTTATACCTCCAGTATTGAATCACATGGGCCGTCGACCAACCCAGACACTTCTCATGGTCCTGGTGGGACTTTCCATTTTGGCCAACACATTTGTGCCCCAAG AAATGCAGACTGTGCGTGTGACTATGGCAAGTGTGGGAATGGGCTGTGTTGCTGCCTCTAACACCAGTATTTCTGTCCACTTTGCTGAACTCCTCCCCACTCTCGTCAG AGCAAAAGCCACAGGCATAGATATGATGGCTAGTAGGTGTGGGGCAGCACTGGCTCCGCTGCTGATGACCCTAGCGGTGTACCTACCCACTCTGCCCTGGATCATCTATGGCGTGTGTCCCATCATTGCTGGTCTCCTCGTCCTCCTCCAACCAGAAACCAGACATCTGCCTCTGCCTGACACGATCCAGGATGTAGAAGATAA GAAACAATTctcaagaaaagtaaatgagaaagatTTCTGCATAAAAGTGACAAAATTTTAA
- the LOC110145296 gene encoding solute carrier family 22 member 10-like isoform X2 codes for MAFEEFLDEVGGLGKFQILQFVLILPSLMITVCQILLENFTAAVPHHRCWVHILDNATVSGNDTGILSPDVLLRISIPLDSNLKPEKCRRFLHPQWQLLHLNGTFPNMTDLDTEPCVDGWVFDHSLFSSTIVTEWDFVCDHQSQKPVAQSMFMAGMLVGGFIYGHLSDRWLMESARWLIITNKPDEGLKELKKVAHRNGMKNAEATLNMEGLRVIMQEELEIAQMKTTVFDLFRTPNLRKRICLLFFVRFGTTIPLYGIFINLQHFGSNIFLVQVIFGALTGLIRCLIPPVLNHMGRRPTQTLLMVLVGLSILANTFVPQEMQTVRVTMASVGMGCVAASNTSISVHFAELLPTLVRAKATGIDMMASRCGAALAPLLMTLAVYLPTLPWIIYGVCPIIAGLLVLLQPETRHLPLPDTIQDVEDKKQFSRKVNEKDFCIKVTKF; via the exons ATGGCCTTTGAGGAGTTCCTGGATGAAGTTGGTGGCCTGGGAAAATTCCAGATCCTTCAGtttgttttaattcttccttCCCTCATGATAACAGTTTGTCAAATACTTTTGGAGAACTTCACTGCGGCCGTCCCTCATCATCGTTGCTGGGTCCACATTCTTGATAATGCCACTGTCTCTGGTAATGACACAGGGATCCTCAGCCCTGATGTCCTCCTGAGAATCTCCATCCCACTGGATTCAAACTTGAAGCCAGAAAAGTGTCGTCGTTTCCTCCACCCACAGTGGCAACTCCTTCACCTGAATGGGACCTTCCCCAACATGACTGACCTGGACACAGAGCCCTGTGTGGACGGCTGGGTGTTTGACCATAGCTTGTTCTCCTCCACCATCGTGACTGAG TGGGACTTCGTATGTGATCATCAGTCACAGAAACCAGTGGCTCAATCCATGTTCATGGCTGGAATGCTGGTGGGAGGCTTCATATATGGCCATCTCTCAGACAG GTGGCTGATGGAATCTGCTCGGTGGCTGATTATCACCAATAAACCAGATGAGGGCTTAAAGGAACTTAAGAAAGTTGCACACAGaaatggaatgaagaatgctgaaGCAACCCTGAACATGGAG GGTTTGAGAGTGATCATGCAGGAGGAGCTGGAGATAGCACAGATGAAAACTACTGTTTTTGACTTGTTCCGCACACCCAACCTGCGAAAAAGGATCTGTCTTCTGTTCTTTGTGAG ATTTGGAACCACAATACCCCTTTATGGCATCTTCATCAATCTACAACACTTTGGGAGCAATATATTCCTGGTCCAGGTCATCTTTGGAGCTCTCACTGGATTAATCCGATGTCTTATACCTCCAGTATTGAATCACATGGGCCGTCGACCAACCCAGACACTTCTCATGGTCCTGGTGGGACTTTCCATTTTGGCCAACACATTTGTGCCCCAAG AAATGCAGACTGTGCGTGTGACTATGGCAAGTGTGGGAATGGGCTGTGTTGCTGCCTCTAACACCAGTATTTCTGTCCACTTTGCTGAACTCCTCCCCACTCTCGTCAG AGCAAAAGCCACAGGCATAGATATGATGGCTAGTAGGTGTGGGGCAGCACTGGCTCCGCTGCTGATGACCCTAGCGGTGTACCTACCCACTCTGCCCTGGATCATCTATGGCGTGTGTCCCATCATTGCTGGTCTCCTCGTCCTCCTCCAACCAGAAACCAGACATCTGCCTCTGCCTGACACGATCCAGGATGTAGAAGATAA GAAACAATTctcaagaaaagtaaatgagaaagatTTCTGCATAAAAGTGACAAAATTTTAA